The DNA region ACCGCCCGGTGGGTCGCCCGCCCGCGCACCGGTCGATGACCCACCGCCGACCAGTCCCTGGAGGACCGATGAACGAGCCGCGCCGGAACCTGCGCCGTGCTGCCGCGATGCTGAGCACAGCCGCGATCCTGCTACTGGTCGGTGTCCAGGCCCCTGCCTTCGCCGCCTACGGCCAGATCGAGGGCTCCGGCTCGACCTGGAGCCAGGTGATCGTCGACCAGTGGATCGCCGATGTCTCCGCCAACGGGATGCAGGTGACCTACAACGGCGGCGGGTCGTCCCAGGGCCGCAAGAACTTCGCCGCGAACGTCACCGACTTCGGCATCTCGGAGATCCCGTACCAGGGCACCGACGAGTACGGGAACGCGGACTCGGCGAACGGACGGGAGTTCGCCTACCTGCCGATCGTGGCGGGCGGCACGGCGTTCACCTACCACCTCGAGGCGGCCGGCGAGCTGGTGCGTGACATCCGGCTCTCCGGCGAGACGATCGCCAAGATCTTCACCAACCAGATCACCACCTGGGCCGACCCGGCGATCAAGGCCGACAACAACGGGCGCAGCTTCCCGGACACCCCGATCGTCCCGGTCGTCCGCTCCGACGGGTCGGGCACGACAGCGCAGTTCACGACGTACCTCGACACCCAGTACCCGTCGATCTGGCGGGAGTACTTCGGCAAGTCCGGCCTGACGTCCTACTACCCCCAGCCCAGCGGCAGCCGGATGATCGGCGCGGCGGGCTCGGACCAGGTGATGAACACTGTCGCCTCGGCGGCCGGCAACGGCACGATCGCCTACGTCGAGTACTCCTACCCGGTGAACAAGGGCTACCCGGTGGTCAAGGTGCTCAACGCGGCCGGCTACTACGTCGAGCCGACCCAGTACGCGGTCGCGGTGGCCCTGACCACCGCGCAGATCAACACGGATGCGTCGTCACCGGCGTACCTGACCCAGATCCTGGACGGGGTCTACGCCAACGCCGATCCGCGGGCCTACCCGTTGTCGTCGTACAGCTACATGCTCCTGCCGACCGGTTCGAGCGACCAGCGCATGACGACCAACAAGCGCCAGACCCTGGTGGACTTCATGTTCTACTCGCTGTGCGAGGGGCAGGGGAAGGCCGGGGCGTTCGGCTACTCACCGTTGCCGCTCAACCTGGTCCAGGCAGGCTTCGAGCAGGTCGCCAAGCTCGGTGCCGCCGACTCGGGGGTCGACATCGCGAACCGGGACGCCACGACGTGCAACAACCCGACGTTCGTCGCCGGGGACCTCACCCGCAACCGCCTGGCGGAGATCGCTGCGGCCCCGGCGGCCTGCGACCAGCAGGGCGCCGGACCGTGCCTCGGCGCGGGGCAGGCGGCCGACCCGGGCGGCACGGGGACCGGGACCGGGACGGGGACGGGAACGGGTACCGGGACCGGGACGGGTACCGGAACGGGAACGGGAACGGGAACGGGTACCGGGACCGGGGCGGGCACGGTCGTCGGGACCGGAGGCACCACCGGGACGGGCGCTGGGGGGTCGGTGACGGGCGGCGGCGCCGCTGCCGCTGCGGTGATGACCGACCCTGAGACCGGGTTGGTGATCGGCGACCCGTCGACGGGCGCCGGTGGTGAGACAGCGGGTGCGGTGGCCACGGGAGCCGTGGTCACCACGATGGCCAGACCCGTCGGCAGCGGTCTCGCCTTTGGCGGCCTGGCCGCAGCCGAGCTGCTGGCGATCATCCTGGTACCCGGCCTGCTCGCTGTGCGGGCGCGGCGAGCGGCGGTGACGCCGTGAACCTCGCGCGCAGGTTGACCACCCGGCTGCACCGAGCCGCAGCGCTCGGCGGGACGGCGGTGGTCCTGGCGGTGCTCACCGTCGCCGGTGCGGCGCCCGCGGCGCCGGCCGCCGCTGCGGAGGATGCACCGGAGTACACCGAGACGAAGACGCTCACCCGTGAGCACCTCGACGCGGACGGCAGCACCACCGTCGCCGACACCCGGACCGTCACCGTCACCGTCGATCACACCCAGAGCCTGCGGGGGCGCGAGCGCGTCCTGGTGAGCTGGTCCGGAGCGCGGCCGAGTGCCGCCCGGGCGAACAACCCGTACGGCTACGGGGGGATGAACCAGGAGTACCCCGTCGTGATCCTGCAGTGTCGAGGTCTGGACGACCCGACGCTGCCCCCGGACGAGCAGCTCCAGCCCGAGACCTGCTGGACGACGACCTACCTGCAGCGCTACTCCGCCGCGGGGAGGTCCGTCGCCGTCTGGCAGCACGACAGGTATGCCACCGAGGCGGACCGGGGGGCCGTGGACCCGGCCGCCTGGCCCGAGGAGTGCGGCACACAGCTGCCGCCGAGCATCCTCGCGCAGCACCTCCTGCCGTTCCGGGCAGCCAACGACACCGTCTTCCAGTCGTGCAACGACGCGACCATCGCACCGGAGTCCTCGATCGACGCGGCCCTGCCACCGGCGGACGTCGCTGCGTTCACGTCCCAGAGCGGCACCGGTGAGGTGCAGTTCGAGGTGCGCACCGAGACCGAGAACGAGTCGCTCGGCTGCTCGGCGGACGTTCCGTGCTCGATCGTGGTCATCCCGATCATGGGGATCAGCTGCGAGGGCAGCGACGCCCAGTGCCGCAAGGAGAACGCCTTTGCCGCCGGGTCCACGAACAGCCTGAACGAGACGGTGAATGCGGCGGTCTCGCCGTACTACTGGTGGTCGGAGTCTAACTGGCGCAACCGCTTCAGCGTGCCGCTCACGTTCTCGCTCCCGCCGGACGCGTGCGACGTGCTGGACGACCGCGCACCGGTCGCGATGTACGGCTCCGAGCTGCTCAACCAGGCCTCGTTGCAGTGGGCGCCCGCCTACTGCCTGCGCGAGGACCGGTTCAAGTTCCAGCACAACCGCTTCGCCGAGCCCCTCTCGCTGCGACTGCTGGGCACCGGGGAGGCAGTCGCAGCCTTCGTCTCGGAGCCGGCGGAGTCCA from Cellulomonas sp. KRMCY2 includes:
- a CDS encoding phosphate ABC transporter substrate-binding protein PstS, translated to MNEPRRNLRRAAAMLSTAAILLLVGVQAPAFAAYGQIEGSGSTWSQVIVDQWIADVSANGMQVTYNGGGSSQGRKNFAANVTDFGISEIPYQGTDEYGNADSANGREFAYLPIVAGGTAFTYHLEAAGELVRDIRLSGETIAKIFTNQITTWADPAIKADNNGRSFPDTPIVPVVRSDGSGTTAQFTTYLDTQYPSIWREYFGKSGLTSYYPQPSGSRMIGAAGSDQVMNTVASAAGNGTIAYVEYSYPVNKGYPVVKVLNAAGYYVEPTQYAVAVALTTAQINTDASSPAYLTQILDGVYANADPRAYPLSSYSYMLLPTGSSDQRMTTNKRQTLVDFMFYSLCEGQGKAGAFGYSPLPLNLVQAGFEQVAKLGAADSGVDIANRDATTCNNPTFVAGDLTRNRLAEIAAAPAACDQQGAGPCLGAGQAADPGGTGTGTGTGTGTGTGTGTGTGTGTGTGTGTGTGAGTVVGTGGTTGTGAGGSVTGGGAAAAAVMTDPETGLVIGDPSTGAGGETAGAVATGAVVTTMARPVGSGLAFGGLAAAELLAIILVPGLLAVRARRAAVTP